One stretch of Diorhabda carinulata isolate Delta chromosome 5, icDioCari1.1, whole genome shotgun sequence DNA includes these proteins:
- the LOC130894129 gene encoding uncharacterized protein LOC130894129, which translates to MLCRLCLLGDNNYQKLEGAICDMLRAVLRKKYKQIGDSVICNGCVKKLKDAFDFKTTTVRAQKIVSLYGGSDTKVVYIRDNKLCITSKNDNTIKLCKTCLTLIEHNLCVNLIGTYEIIDILKIYIPEVIIHEREPSLLCYKCLDRFRIFSEIINMVNNTENMITTYCNEKGINNTEQLTLDYLVAAINNAKVSNDANNMKLLDGDHFFDLENELLLTDINSGIMEDSKKRIIKKIIEEDVDLFYKEKPHFDLDEQFSNENEIDNNQRNIFFNIQSPLLTDLDDDTQYKNNVRSVESASLRHSFETEESSLSPGALSDRNFYECEEGQDDLKKEERETTSPNPFIFFNDFAQNSTTCTCKDASTAQKKAKRKLCDKCKWKKVLGFNSEISSTNRDSMDDEDDDLNMKKSKRDGKKKCRKAYGIEFKELWCTQCRWKKACTRFGNTKAVNRR; encoded by the exons ATGTTGTGTAGGTTATGTTTGTTGGGTGATAATAATTACCAAAAGTTAGAAGGTGCTATATGTGATATGCTAAGGGCTGTATTGCGGAAAAAA TACAAACAAATAGGTGACTCCGTTATTTGTAATGGATGTGTAAAGAAATTGAAAGATGCATTTGATTTTAAGACTACTACTGTTCGGGCACAAAAAATAGTGTCACTATATGGTGGTTCTGATACAAAAGTTGTTTACATTCGTGATAATAAACTTTGTATCACTTCCAAAAATGATAACActattaaattatgtaaaaccTGTTTGACACTTATCGAACATAATTTATGTGTAAATTTAATAGGAACTTATGAGATTATTgatatcttgaaaatatatattccagAAGTG ATTATACATGAAAGAGAACCATCATTATTGTGCTATAAATGCCTAGATAGATTTAGGATATTTTCCGAAATTATCAATATGGTAAATAATACAGAAAACATGATAACAACTTACTGTAATGAAAAAGGTATAAACAATACTGAACAACTTACTTTGGATTATTTAGTTGCAGCAATAAATA ATGCAAAAGTATCTAATGATGCTAATAATATGAAGTTGTTGGATGGAGATCATTTTTTCGATTTAGAAAACGAATTACTTTTAACTGATATCAACTCGGGTATAATGGAAGAttcaaaaaaaagaataataaaaaaaattatagaggaaGATGTTGATCTGTTTTACAAAGAAAAACCACATTTCGATCTTGACGAACAATTTTCCAATGAAAACGAAATAGACAA taaccaaagaaacatttttttcaatattcaaagcCCTTTGCTTACCGACCTCGACGATGATAcccaatataaaaataatgttagaTCAGTGGAAAGTGCGTCTTTAAGACACTCGTTTGAGACTGAGGAGTCTTCTCTATCCCCGGGAGCTTTGAGCGATAGAAATTTTTACGAATGTGAAGAAGGACAGgatgatttgaaaaaagaagagaGGGAGACAACAAGTCCTAATCCCTTCATATTTTTCAACGattttgcacaaaattcaaCTACATGTACTTGCAAAGACGCATCGACTGCTCAGAAAAAAGCGAAACGGAAATTATGCGACAAATGTAAATGGAAAAAAGTTCTTGGATTTAACAGTGAAATATCAAGTACGAATAGAGATAGTATGgatgatgaagatgatgatctgaatatgaaaaaatctaaaagaGATGGAAAAAAGAAATGTAGAAAAGCTTATGGAATCGAATTCAAGGAGTTATGGTGTACGCAGTGCAG GTGGAAGAAGGCTTGTACACGTTTTGGTAATACAAAGGCTGTGAATAGACGATAA